The DNA segment caaccttcacatcatgtttccatagcctttagttgggaatttcatactgttccacattattcacattaccaccgctatcttgagcggagtccgatctcgacccaatcggctaggccgtctccccgagacgttaccaatattctattcacactttccaatttcaatcatcaatgcataacTGCCATGTGTATATATCATGGCATCCGATGACGGCcagatcggctaggccgccttacccaggcgttaccattttccattattcatcccactccaatctttggttacacatgtattagtttaccggcacttggggccacaattttcacattccacaattcacgtttcacattgttcccattttcaacattaggtttgtaattcaagagagtatagcacacaagagcaaataaggttgtaTGCGTAGATGAGAAttcatgtaaatggcacaacaacgcaattcaatttcaatctaaggtctaagcatttcgatacatgattcatagtccttgtaccttttcaaattatcaagaatagcacgttgATCAATTCGAAACACAGTTTCCATATATATAAGGTTGCAACACCAAGTCAAGGGAAATAGCAATCAATACATAAATTCAATTTAGTCTTAccgtactcacacaaccaacgatgaagctcaatttctaaaagacgaggttttagccatacatacatCAATAAAGCTTTCCCTATTTCTTACAAAATCCCGGAACTTTTAGCACTttgatctattgtgtaagaataACAAATTAAACCGAGAATTAGAGACGACATTGGGATTCTAGCTTGTTTTtagcatactatcaaacactaaaggcgcattgtgatcttaggtcctttttgagagaaatttctatcattcTATACCCCAATTGCTTTTCTGTTTAGTTGACTACCCCCCAACACTCTAAGGTTttatatgcatgcaagaaatccACTCTTATACCAatgaattacctcactaatgaCCCCCCTTATAGCTAAGTATACAAATAAGAGCTGAGGTGATGAAGCCTTACCTTTTGGGATAAGGGTTTGggtccctcacttgattatcttcaatgattTACCAAGGATTCATGGATTAATTTGATGAGAAACACTTTCTCTCTTTTAGACCCCTCTCTCTCACTCTAGAAATATCAGgaaataggctcaaaatgagctattacaTCGAATATAACGATAGGGGGTCGGgcttaaaatttagaaaattggagccccgagtctGATCTGCGATCGCCTTTTGCGATCACGAAGTcgacatgcggtccgcataattgaCCACAAAAACACTCCCCCAAACCTGAACACACTCTCTAGGTATGCGGCAAAAATGTGGTCCGCATACCCgttttgcggtcgcataatgcaccgcagaactaccCCTTACAAAATAACAAGggaattatgcgacgactatgtggtctgcatatcggttatgcgatagcataatctacagcatagttgacctcaacttgaccaacacactgactcactttgcggcgactatgcggtccgcatacctgatatgcgaccacATTCTCGACTGCTGAATCACAATTTTATGCATcactaacacatgatcctaattgccactacgagctttcgggttgagagtagaaattttcacggggcctcacattatggatcgggctgcacgccacaacggtttattgtgatttctattattatgagattttaatgagcctgagtgctgagagtgagtactaagtgacgagagtgagtcatgagtgattgagaggctgcccgagaggccatgttctgagtgatacctttCCCGAGGGGCCCAGCTATGATGTTTTCCATGATTTcgctcttcttttaaaataagcctctgttgaaaaattggcaagtatatgatttcaagtgttttaactGAAGTTGATAATTTTACGACGAAACCGATTTTACACTTTGAAATGGACTTGCTTTCCTGTTGTATATTTAGTTATacgatttttaactgctcgtcactgctttcagaccgtatttactttagttacttactgagttggcgtactcacgttactccctacaccttgtgtgcagatctaggtacccgAGTGgaagagtgagggtcctcagctgatccagaggtttccggagatttcaaggtagttgcatggcatccgcaaccctgttttctctttattatcttgttcttttccgcattttctagacttatgttgtatcagacaatcagttatgtagtagaggctatagactcgtgacaccaaatatttggggctgtgtagttttcatgtttatttgacatTCTGCGTGTGTAATCGtattttaaacacttattatgaaaTTTGGTATctaaacctgtgttagaaaatggttttataaaaggaacCTGTTGTggttaatggtttgggttggtTTGCCTAGTAaggtgataggtgccatcacgatcgggtgtTTGGGgtggtgacaagttggtatcagatcctaggttacataggtctcgcgagtcatgatccggtttagtagagtctcacagatcggtacggagatgtctgtatttatcctcgagaggctacagaacctttaggaaaatcttcatattcttgaaattcttgtcgtgcgaacttgttgatccaaatactaaacttctgttattccattctctcacatatggtgaggacacgtgttaTCGGgtagggtggacgaccaccagttccaCTAGTTGGAGCCACCAGAGGTCGAGGACGTGGTCGAGgctgtggtaggggcagagcagctagggcagcacctgcagatctaccagttgccccagttcaggatcaggtccaaGTTGTGGACGCTACAGCAGCACTAGCTCTgccaccagctgtgcccattgtgattccaggctttcaggaggctttagctcagatcttatcagtgtgtaccggtttggcttAGGCGGTTTCAATTACTACGACCGCAGCTACTTCCCAagccgggggaggcacccagactcccgttgctcgcacacctgagcaggttatgCAGGGACTTCATACACCGGGGGAACCTGCAGCCCAGCCGGTTGCGCCAGCTtaggagtttgtggtaccagttatgccggacaATAAGCAGCATCGACtaaagaggtttggtagactcaagcctccaacctttagtggtgcagagggcgaggatgcctagggtttcttagataagtactagaggatgcttcgtacagccgggattctagagaccagtggtgtagcttttaccaccttttagttttctggggctgccttcacttggtgggaggcgtatgagtgGAATAAGCCTGTTGGtgtagcgccccttacttggcagcagttctctgttctcgttttggagaagtatgtgccacagtctcgccgagaggagctgcgcaggcagtttgagaagttgcgtcagggagagatgacagTGACGTAGTTTGAGAtgcggttctccgagttagcccATCATGCGGTTttgttggttcccacagatcgagacaggattatgaggtttgttgatggtctcacatatcagcttcggattctcatgactagggagagggtgataggtgctactttcgaggaggttgttgatatcgcccgtgagattaaGTCGGTTCGCCGCCAGGAGCgagagaagagggaggccaagaggcatcggggatctggtagctttagtggagctccttcaaggggttagttccagcagggcagaggccGCCCCTTCAGACAGGCtcattcagctcgcccaggttatcgtaggGCATCATCGgatcatggttctcatagttctcatcagggccactcatcacaTAGTGCCCTTCCAACCCAGTGTTCATCCCGTGCCCCAttagttcagggttcttccaatttaggtccttctactggtcattccggtgctaggggttcccttcagtccctatctccagcaccggggagttgttatgagtgtggagagtttgggcatatgaggaggcaatgTCCTCATCTTCATGATAGTCAGTCTCaatagaggggtcagccctcgacttctcttccagttacttcaccacctgcccaactagctagaggtggaggtcagtcagccaggggtcgacttagagggggaggtcgatcaggtggtggtcaggcccatttttaTGCTCTTCTGGGTAGACCAGATGTTGctgcttcagatgccgtgatttcaggtattgtttcagtctaccatagagatgcctttgtattatttgatcccggttctaccttttcttattTGTCATCATACTTTACCCGTTactggatacgccccgtgagtctcttgtttcacctgttcatgtatctactccattGGGCGAtattattgttgtagaccgtatataccggtcgtgtatggtgactattagggtctaaaaacccgagtggatctttattattgtgtatggtggatttcgatatcattttgggcatggactggttatctccgtgtcatgctattctggactgtcatgccaagacagtcacattggttATACCGGGTGTGctatggattgagtggcgaggtttgactgattatgttcccagtagagtgatctcattcttgaagtcCCATCGTATGGTTGGTaagggatgtctttcgtatctagcctttgtgagggatgtcggagctgagactcccagtattgattctattctagttgtgggggattttcctgatgtgtttcctgcaaacctgtcgggcatgccactagacatggatattgattttggtattgacctggtgtcgggcactcaacccatctctattATGTTGTACCGTATGGCACCAGCgtagttgaaggaattaaaggagcagcttcaggaactcctcgataaggggttcattcggcctagtgtgtcaccttggggtgcgccagttctatttgtaaagaagaaggatggcactatgaggatgtgcattgattatagtcaattaaacaaagtaaaaattaagaacaagtatctttttcCTCGCATTGACgacttattcgaccagcttcagggagctagagtgttctccaagattgatctccattcgggttatcactaattgaagatcagagactcagatattcttaagatagctttcaggacctgatatggtcattatgagttcttggtgatgtcttttgggctgactaatgccccaacaacattcatgcatttgatgaacatcgtgttctgaccttatcttgattcgtttgtcatagtcttcattgatgatattctggtgtattcgcatagtcaggaggagcacgcggagcatttgagagttgtgttgtagagattgagggaggagaagctttatgcaaaattctccaagtgtgagttttggctcagttcagtggctttcttggggcacgtggagtccagagagggtattcaggttgatttgaagaagatagaagcagttcaaaattGGCCCAGCCTGTcttcagccacaaagattcgcagctttcttggtttggcaggctattatcgccggtttatttagggattctcatctatcgcatcacccttgaccaagttgactcagaagggtgcttcatttgtatggtcggacgagtgtgaggagaggtttcagaagctcaagacagctttgaccacagctccagtgctagttttgccatcagcttcaggttcatataccgtgtattgtgatgcttcaagagttggtattggttgtgttttgacgtaagagggtagagttattgcttatgcttctcgtcagttgaagcctcatgagaagaactaccccattcataaTTTGGAATTGGTTGCCatagttcacacgttgaagatttggaggcactacttgtatagtgtgtcttgtgaggtgtttactgatcatcgtagcctccagcacttgttcaaacagaaggatctcaacttgaggcagtggaggtggttggagttgcttaaggattatgatatcactatattgtaccatccggggaaggccaatgtgatggccgatgctttgagccgaaaggcggtgagtatggggagtttggcatatattctagttaggtagagacctcttgcagttgatgttcaggccttggccaatcagtttgtgagattagatgtttcggagcctagccGGGTATTGTCTTGTGTGGTTtatcgatcttccttatatgatcgcattagagagcgccagtatgatgatccgcatttgcttgtcttGAAGGACAGAttttagcatgatgatgccagagatgtgaccattggtgatgatggggtgttgaggatgcaaggccggatatgtgtgcccaatgtggatgggcttcgggagttgattctgaaggagacccatagctcgcggtattccattcatccgggtgccacgaagatgtatcaggatttgaaacaacattattggtggagaagaatgaagaaagacattctgggatttgtatctcggtgtctcaattattagcaggtgaaatatgagcatcagggatcaggtggcttgcttcagcagatggatattcccaagtggaagtgggagagaatcactatggactttgttgttcgacttccacgaactttgataaagttcgatgctatttgggtgattatggatcggctaaccaagtctgcgcacttcattctggtgtgtactacttattcttcagagcggtcggcagagatctatatccgggagattgttcatttgcatggtgtcccagtttccattatatcagataggggcactcaatttacttcgcagttttggaggtctatgcagcgagagtttggtactcaggttgagttgagcacaacttttcaccctcagacgaacggacagtccgagcacactattcaaatattggagaacatgttgcatgcttgtgtcattgatttcggagggtcatgggattagtttctaccacttgcagagtttgcttataacaacaactaccaatcgagtattcagatggctccatataaggctttgtatgagaggcggtgtagatctccagttggttggtttgcgCTCAGTggggctaggctattggggacagacttggtgcaggatgctttagaaaaggtgaaggtaattcatgagaggcttcgtacaacgcagtcaaggcagaagagctatgctgataggaaggttcaggatgtgtcctacatggttggcgagaaggttctgttgaaggtttcacccttGAAAgaagttatgagatttgggaagaaagggaaattgagtcctcggttcattgggccttctgaggtgcttcggaggattggggaggtggattatgagcttgcTCTACCACCCAGATTATCAAATGTGCATCCGGGATTTCATGTTTCTATTCTCTGGAAGTATATTAGGGatttgtctcatgttttggatttcaacacggttcagttggatgatgatttgacttataatgtggggCCATTACCTATTTTGGTTCGTCAGGTTCGAACGTTGAGGTCAAAGTATATAGCTTTGGTGAAAGTGTCATGGggaggttggcccgtggaggaggctaccttggAGACCGAatgggagatgtggagcagatatcctcacctgtttgaggcttcaggtatgtttcttgactcgttcgaggatgaaagtttgttaagttggggaggatatgacaacccagccagtcatctcatgaattaccactctgtttaccttatttctgcttctttatgctttggttatccgtgttatatggtatcgggttggtcggatcgaatccggaatgattttggtatggtttgagacacttagtctcttttgaggaagcttaagtaggaaaagtcaactggatgttgacgtatgtgttagagggatcgaatGCGAGTTTCGATTGTTCAgatagtttcgggaggtgatttgggacttaggagcgtgatcggaatgcgttTTGGAAGTAgtgagtagatttaggcttgaattggcgaagatgatattttggtgatttccggttggtaggcgagattttgatatacaggttggaatggaattccgagagttgcagtagttccgttgtgtcatttgggacgtgcgtgcaaaattttaggttattcggacgtggtttggttgggtttttgatcaaaagcggaatttagaagattttgaaagtttggcttgaatctgacgtgttttggttgatttgatgttatttcaggtgttttgaagattgatacaagtttgaataaattattaggatatgtttatgcttttggttgaggtcccgggggcctcagggtgattttggatggttgatggaaaggtttgagacttgttgtagttgttgaaccttgttgcttctggtatttccgcacctgcggattgggaaccgcaggtgcgatgccgcatgTGCGGGCATTTAGTCGCAGAAGTGAAAAGGGGCTTGATGAGCAGCGATCACATAAGCGGTTAgggtgaccgcatctgcgatgttgCAGATGCGGGTATACAACCGCAAATACGGACTAAGGGGAGGTAAGTGATTTCGCAGAAGCGAGGGAAGAACTGCATATGCGGTACCGTAGAAGCGGGTActgggccgcagatgcgaaaatgtgtGGGTAGAAGGTTcaaattgtggccttcgcgaatttgagctattccaccatttttgaccTCGGCCTTGGagttttttggacgatttgaaagagggatttcaacgGAACATCATTGAGGTAGGGAATTTGGACccaaaactcgttcctatgccattatttcacggattagagtgAGAAAttttggaaattaagggtgaaaattggagaAACTAGGGCTttgaaacttagacctttgcttgaggatttgaaggaccatttgaggtcggatttcagaactttttgatatgtatgaactcgttaGGAGATGAGGATTATATTGAtctaaaaattatcgaattccgagatgtgggcccggggtcgggttttggtaattttggtatttttggtattatttggttgttttcacttgggcttcgttcccttagtatattttgatgtcgtgattctgattttggatagattcgacgcgagtggaagctgattcgaggggcaaaggcgtcgcagagtagtattttcatcGATTTGATGTAAGTAgtcattgtaaatctggaactgagggtacacaccccggtatttgacttgttttgataaatgcggtgacacacatgctaggtgacaagcgtgcgggcgtgcaccggtagggattgtgacttgatccgtcctgtagcgactattaagccgcgtatttgatttggaaccttatgatattccgtactttagctatttatactatattatgggctatatgccatgtttggggacttgtgccgacttgttgagacccttaggggcatttttactgattttcctcactctacttgttgaaagcatatcatcagtaatgttttacctatttaaatgtttaaaactggttttatcactctacttctaattgtgaggactgtttgggctagttccttaatttctattgttgtgcccgagaggctgtgaggttattgactgagtgaggttgagaacctaatagtgagggtattgtatgtatatattatggatcaggttgcatgccgcaacgatatatatatattggatcgggctgcacgctgcaacgatatatatattcgatcgggatgcacgccgcatcgatatatatatatatatattggattgggctacgtgccgcagcgatatgacgtttgggctgtaagagcctctccggagtctgtacacccccagtgagcatagtcgactataatttacagatcaggctgcacgccgcagcggttactatgatttctattattatgaaatattaatgagcctgagtactcagagtgagtactgagtgatgagagtgagtcacgagtgactgagaggctgcccaagAGGCCAtgttatgagtgataccttgcccgaggggcccaacTATGATGTTTTCAATGATTTcgctcttcttttaaaataagcctctgttgaaaaattgccaagtatatgatttcaagtgtttaaactgaagtTGATAATTTTACGATGAAACCGGTTTTAAACTGTGCAATGGACTTGTTTTCCTGTTGTTTAtttagttatatgatttttaactactCGTCaatgctttcagaccttatttactttagttacttgctgggttggcatactcacgttactccatgcaccttgtgtgtagatccaggtgcccgagcggcagagtgagggtcctcagttGATGCAGAGGTTGCCAGAGAtttcaaggtagttgcatggcgtccgtAGCCCtattttctccttcttatcttgttcttttccgcattttctagacttatgttgtatcag comes from the Nicotiana sylvestris chromosome 4, ASM39365v2, whole genome shotgun sequence genome and includes:
- the LOC138889598 gene encoding uncharacterized protein, whose product is MVGEKVLLKVSPLKEVMRFGKKGKLSPRFIGPSEVLRRIGEVDYELALPPRLSNVHPGFHVSILWKYIRDLSHVLDFNTVQLDDDLTYNVGPLPILVRQVRTLRSKYIALVKVSWGGWPVEEATLETEWEMWSRYPHLFEASAHWAEVLENVFNKLDNVLALIA